The following coding sequences lie in one SAR86 cluster bacterium genomic window:
- the lptD gene encoding LPS assembly protein LptD, whose amino-acid sequence MLSKVIRKQSIMGLCLIICLFRISVINSEINDIVEINSIDAEKITSNENGDLIFSGSVEVKTNFLELSSNKAVYNEEKEILNLYGNISISSSGTKVEGEKMIANFSNQLFSATDARYTLNKGASGIASNITLNADGNIKLEGATYINCNISDPFWEISAKEINLLKNQKNAIIKGISLKIKGKKVFSLPILRTAIGNERMTGFLAPDLKKSSKGLDISMPYYFNLAKNFDLTLTPRLIQERGNGISNDFRYLKTHSKGNIFFSGILDDKKFEEDTGRSQDRWIVKWQHESQFLDSLSGKINLNKVSDIYYFKDIGNDQYGEDKTTYLKKEAEIKWKNKYAQLLIGFKDYQNLNPFSQKELRSYPRVELSVDRKIENFYYSMHTLLNKYEANSRKILGREFNKLDRTFISNSIQYKKENTFSSSFIKIGFDYLNHKSSFANKSENLKWLTLESKIFFDKKTESSFMSISPLLRYVYSEESNNPFLTRIDSAILPLSYSNLLNGNVYSGYDGRSGADNIILGLEHSSIKRNSFAKLVIGKAFYLDNNPYSFIEKRKENSPLIIEYSLSSDKKFSSYGSLEWDNKSKKVNSAFLALSYSKKNSYRAEVRSIFRRDQNYMIEQDSSKLIIPKKQLEGILEMPIGKSWKLFSRWQKDLKDNKSLDMIYGLKFSSCCLRIGIMKRRWAEIDYIYQPEHFLLNEFNFIRSNSVIKPKDSLFITIELLGLGRVGRNFMKAISSSRL is encoded by the coding sequence ATGTTATCTAAAGTAATAAGAAAACAATCAATAATGGGGCTATGTCTTATTATTTGTTTGTTCCGTATTAGTGTCATTAATTCTGAAATAAATGACATAGTTGAGATAAACAGCATTGATGCAGAAAAGATCACCAGTAATGAGAATGGTGACCTGATTTTCTCAGGATCTGTTGAAGTAAAAACAAATTTCTTAGAGCTGTCATCTAACAAAGCTGTATACAATGAGGAGAAGGAAATCTTAAATCTTTATGGAAATATTTCTATTTCATCTTCTGGAACTAAAGTTGAAGGAGAAAAGATGATTGCTAATTTCTCAAACCAACTATTCTCTGCAACAGATGCTAGATATACTCTTAATAAAGGAGCATCGGGCATAGCTTCAAACATTACATTGAATGCAGATGGTAATATTAAATTAGAAGGAGCTACATACATAAACTGTAATATTTCTGACCCTTTCTGGGAGATATCTGCAAAAGAGATTAATCTCTTAAAAAACCAAAAAAATGCAATCATCAAAGGGATTTCATTAAAGATAAAAGGGAAAAAGGTATTCTCTTTACCCATCTTGAGAACTGCAATAGGCAATGAAAGAATGACTGGATTTCTAGCTCCAGATCTAAAAAAAAGCAGCAAAGGTTTGGATATATCAATGCCATATTATTTTAACTTAGCTAAGAATTTTGACCTCACCCTGACGCCTAGACTAATTCAGGAAAGGGGGAATGGTATTTCAAATGATTTTAGGTATTTAAAAACCCATTCCAAAGGAAATATATTCTTTTCAGGAATCCTTGATGATAAGAAATTTGAAGAGGATACCGGTAGATCTCAAGATAGGTGGATAGTAAAATGGCAGCATGAAAGCCAATTCTTAGATAGCCTGTCTGGAAAGATTAATTTGAATAAAGTAAGTGATATCTACTATTTTAAAGATATTGGCAATGACCAATATGGAGAAGACAAAACTACATATCTAAAAAAAGAAGCTGAGATTAAATGGAAAAATAAATATGCCCAACTTCTTATAGGATTCAAAGATTATCAAAACTTAAACCCCTTTTCCCAAAAAGAACTTAGGTCTTATCCAAGAGTAGAACTTTCTGTTGACAGGAAAATAGAAAATTTTTATTACTCTATGCACACTTTATTAAATAAATATGAAGCTAACTCCAGAAAAATTCTAGGTAGAGAATTTAATAAGTTAGATAGAACCTTTATTTCTAATTCAATCCAATATAAAAAAGAAAACACGTTTTCTTCTAGTTTTATAAAAATAGGATTTGATTATTTAAATCACAAATCCTCTTTTGCTAATAAATCAGAAAACCTTAAATGGCTTACACTTGAAAGTAAGATTTTTTTTGACAAGAAGACTGAATCTTCTTTTATGTCTATTTCTCCGTTATTAAGATACGTTTATTCTGAAGAAAGTAATAATCCTTTCTTAACAAGAATTGACTCAGCAATACTCCCTTTAAGTTACAGTAATCTTCTGAACGGTAATGTTTATTCTGGCTATGACGGAAGAAGTGGAGCAGATAATATTATTTTAGGGCTTGAGCATAGTTCCATTAAAAGAAATTCTTTTGCAAAACTAGTTATAGGAAAAGCATTCTATTTAGATAATAATCCATATAGTTTCATAGAAAAAAGAAAGGAGAATTCTCCTCTTATTATTGAGTATTCTTTATCTTCAGATAAAAAATTTAGCTCTTATGGGTCCTTAGAATGGGATAATAAAAGTAAGAAAGTTAACTCTGCCTTTTTAGCCTTGAGCTATAGCAAAAAAAACTCTTACAGAGCTGAAGTTAGGTCCATCTTTAGAAGAGATCAAAATTACATGATTGAACAAGATTCTTCTAAATTAATTATCCCAAAAAAACAATTAGAAGGAATCTTAGAAATGCCTATTGGTAAATCATGGAAATTATTTAGTAGATGGCAAAAAGACCTAAAAGATAATAAATCTCTTGATATGATTTATGGTTTAAAATTTAGTAGTTGCTGCTTAAGAATTGGTATTATGAAGAGAAGATGGGCAGAAATAGATTACATTTACCAACCAGAACATTTCTTATTGAATGAATTTAACTTTATAAGATCAAATTCTGTCATCAAACCTAAGGATAGTTTATTTATTACAATTGAGTTGTTAGGTTTAGGAAGAGTTGGAAGAAACTTTATGAAAGCTATATCCTCCTCACGTTTATAA
- a CDS encoding NAD(P)-dependent oxidoreductase — translation MSNLKGRTLFISGASRGIGLAIANRAAKDGANIILAAKTAEPHPKLPGTIFSAAKEVEENGGKALPVLCDIRYEDQVRSAVDQGIKEFGGIDICINNASAIQLTNTLQTDMKRFDLMHQINTRGTFLVSKVCLPHLLKSDNPHILNLSPPLDMKPNWFGPHVAYTMAKYGMSLCVLGMAEEFKEQGVAVNALWPRTAIATAAVKNILGGEETINISRYPSIMADAAHVILIKNSKEFTGQFCLDDNILAENGVEDFSIYADVPFNKLAPDFFVPGDIPPPKGSLDS, via the coding sequence ATGTCAAATTTAAAAGGAAGAACGTTATTTATTTCAGGAGCAAGCAGAGGAATAGGTCTTGCAATAGCAAATAGAGCTGCTAAAGATGGAGCTAATATAATTCTAGCTGCAAAAACTGCTGAACCTCACCCAAAGCTACCTGGAACTATTTTTTCAGCAGCAAAGGAAGTAGAAGAGAATGGTGGAAAAGCTTTGCCTGTTCTATGCGATATTAGATATGAAGATCAAGTAAGAAGCGCTGTTGATCAAGGGATTAAAGAGTTTGGAGGTATAGATATTTGTATAAATAATGCCAGCGCTATTCAGCTTACAAATACCCTTCAAACAGATATGAAAAGGTTTGATCTGATGCATCAAATCAACACAAGAGGAACCTTTTTAGTAAGTAAGGTATGTTTACCTCACTTATTAAAATCAGATAATCCTCATATCTTAAACCTTTCTCCTCCTCTTGATATGAAGCCAAATTGGTTTGGTCCTCATGTTGCTTATACTATGGCTAAATATGGAATGAGCCTATGCGTTTTAGGAATGGCAGAAGAGTTTAAAGAACAAGGAGTGGCTGTAAATGCACTATGGCCGCGTACGGCTATAGCCACAGCCGCAGTTAAGAATATACTTGGAGGCGAAGAAACAATAAATATTTCTAGGTATCCTTCTATTATGGCAGATGCTGCTCATGTAATTCTAATAAAGAATTCAAAAGAATTTACTGGACAATTTTGCTTGGATGATAATATTTTAGCTGAAAATGGTGTAGAAGATTTTTCTATCTATGCAGATGTTCCTTTCAATAAATTAGCTCCTGATTTTTTTGTTCCAGGTGACATTCCTCCTCCAAAAGGATCTCTTGATAGTTAA
- a CDS encoding phosphotransferase yields MEPKTKELLEWVNQEAQKVGFSKFNVIKPLRIEASKRRYYRVENERESLIVNTLNPKENDNSKFNELSAIFLNAGVKVPRVFSLEEEKGFLLQEDFGDRLYQYHLNTSNSDKLLSAAIDEILIIQNIPTNSLSLPVLNESRAFSEMDLFRSWFLEKLLVISVNEEKESNSYNVLQEAYENVWKNLEIQPKSICHFDFESRNLLALENPDGEESTGIIDFQDALIGPVSLDLVSLLKDLYHPLSDDRIIYYADLYLSKGIDSGVLKNVNLEEFISWIEWSGIQRQLRIMGVLSRMYILDKKKSRLLDLETTMNYLIKSSEGLHGMIDFYNFLVDIKPKLLAFLAPYK; encoded by the coding sequence GTGGAACCTAAAACTAAAGAACTACTAGAATGGGTAAACCAAGAAGCACAAAAAGTTGGTTTTTCTAAATTTAATGTCATTAAACCTTTGAGAATTGAAGCAAGCAAGAGAAGATATTATAGGGTGGAGAATGAGAGGGAATCTTTAATTGTTAATACCCTTAACCCAAAAGAAAATGATAATTCTAAATTTAATGAATTAAGTGCTATTTTTCTAAATGCAGGAGTAAAGGTTCCAAGAGTTTTTTCATTAGAAGAAGAAAAAGGTTTTTTATTGCAAGAAGATTTTGGTGATAGACTTTATCAGTATCATTTAAATACTTCTAATTCAGATAAGTTGCTATCAGCCGCTATTGATGAAATTCTTATTATCCAGAATATACCTACTAATAGTTTGTCATTACCGGTGTTAAATGAAAGCAGGGCATTTTCTGAAATGGATCTTTTTAGAAGTTGGTTTTTGGAAAAGCTTTTGGTGATCTCTGTAAATGAAGAAAAAGAGTCTAATTCTTATAATGTTTTACAAGAGGCCTACGAGAATGTATGGAAGAATTTAGAGATACAGCCAAAATCTATTTGTCATTTTGATTTTGAATCAAGAAATTTACTAGCTTTAGAAAATCCAGATGGAGAAGAAAGTACAGGCATTATTGATTTTCAAGATGCTCTAATAGGCCCTGTAAGTTTAGATTTAGTATCCTTATTAAAGGACCTTTATCATCCTTTAAGTGATGATAGAATCATATATTATGCAGATCTTTACCTCAGTAAAGGAATTGATAGTGGAGTTTTAAAAAATGTTAATCTGGAAGAATTTATCTCTTGGATTGAGTGGTCTGGTATTCAGAGGCAATTAAGAATAATGGGAGTGCTTTCAAGAATGTACATTTTAGATAAAAAGAAAAGTAGGCTTTTAGATCTAGAGACTACTATGAATTATTTAATTAAGTCCTCTGAAGGTTTGCATGGAATGATAGATTTTTATAACTTCCTAGTAGATATCAAGCCTAAATTATTAGCATTTCTAGCTCCTTATAAATGA
- a CDS encoding sugar phosphate nucleotidyltransferase: MKAFLLAGGKGERLQPLTHSIPKPMVLIHGKPLIQWNIETLRESGIKEIIINLFYLGNKIEEFLGDGSKLGVEIRYSREESLLGTGGAIVNALDLIGNEPFLLMSSDIWTKFPFKDLSLPVESIAHLVLVEPLDGKGDLNLQLGLVNNLDEGPRYSYSGISIINPLLFYSYEKKNLDLWETFLKPNVDKGKVTGQLSSHQIINVNQLEDIQKIDDNIF; encoded by the coding sequence ATGAAAGCTTTTCTATTAGCTGGCGGCAAAGGAGAAAGGCTTCAGCCCTTAACTCATAGTATTCCAAAACCTATGGTATTAATTCATGGGAAACCCTTAATTCAATGGAATATTGAAACATTAAGAGAATCAGGAATTAAAGAAATAATTATTAATTTATTTTACTTAGGTAACAAGATAGAAGAATTTCTAGGTGATGGGTCTAAATTAGGTGTTGAAATAAGATACTCAAGAGAAGAAAGTTTACTAGGAACAGGAGGAGCTATAGTAAATGCTTTGGATTTAATTGGAAACGAACCTTTCTTGTTGATGAGCAGTGATATCTGGACAAAGTTTCCTTTTAAAGATTTGTCGCTTCCAGTGGAATCCATTGCGCATTTAGTGTTAGTAGAACCCTTGGATGGCAAAGGGGATTTAAATTTGCAACTAGGTCTTGTAAATAACTTAGATGAAGGCCCTAGATATTCTTATTCGGGCATTTCAATTATAAATCCCTTGTTATTTTATTCTTATGAAAAAAAGAATTTAGATTTATGGGAAACTTTTTTAAAACCAAATGTTGATAAAGGAAAGGTTACAGGACAGCTTTCTTCACATCAGATTATAAATGTTAATCAATTAGAAGATATTCAGAAAATAGACGACAATATATTCTAA
- the rpe gene encoding ribulose-phosphate 3-epimerase, producing the protein MAKKEKIIAPSILSANFARLGEEVGEVISSGADWIHFDVMDNHFVPNLTIGPMVCKSLRDYGVKAPIDVHLMVEPVDSLIQTFGEAGATYITFHPEASKDVNLSIESIVKLGCKSGLVLNPDIDLEVIEDYIPKLDMILLMSVFPGFGGQEFISSVLSKIKDLRKLIDDSGFDIRLEVDGGIKLSNIEEISKAGADTFVAGSAIFGHSSYKEIISKMRKLIS; encoded by the coding sequence ATGGCAAAAAAAGAAAAAATTATAGCCCCTTCAATATTATCAGCTAATTTTGCTAGATTGGGGGAAGAGGTTGGAGAAGTAATTAGCTCAGGTGCTGATTGGATTCATTTCGACGTTATGGACAATCATTTTGTACCCAATTTAACAATTGGACCCATGGTTTGTAAATCTTTAAGAGATTATGGAGTAAAAGCACCTATAGATGTTCATTTAATGGTAGAACCAGTGGATAGTTTAATTCAAACTTTTGGTGAAGCAGGAGCGACTTATATCACTTTCCATCCGGAGGCATCAAAAGATGTGAATCTATCTATTGAATCAATTGTTAAATTAGGCTGCAAGTCAGGCTTAGTATTAAACCCTGATATTGATTTAGAAGTCATAGAAGATTATATACCAAAGTTGGATATGATTTTATTGATGTCTGTTTTTCCTGGTTTCGGAGGTCAAGAATTTATATCTTCTGTTCTTAGTAAGATAAAAGATCTCAGAAAATTAATAGATGATTCTGGTTTTGATATTAGATTAGAAGTAGACGGAGGAATAAAACTAAGCAATATAGAGGAGATATCTAAAGCTGGAGCTGATACTTTTGTTGCTGGATCTGCAATATTTGGTCATTCCAGTTATAAGGAAATTATTTCTAAAATGCGAAAACTTATCTCTTAA
- the trpE gene encoding anthranilate synthase component I, with protein sequence MTSTKIPISIEILADMETPLSVYKKLANKPFSYLFESVEGGDKWARYSLIGLPAKRIIKIEGNKVLIIENGKIIEEVISPDPLKFLEDFQDTFQIKHIESLPKFIGGLVGYFGYDCIRYIEPRLKNKEPPDPLGTPDALFMISEEVAVFDNLNNTLHLIVLSDSESKQDKEKSKKRLLELSEKLKKPLIDKELIKANNPISEDDFISSFGEKEFKETVLKVKEYIKSGDVMQVVCSQRLSVPFEADPTELYRSIRHLNPSPYLYCLNLDDFHIVGSSPEILATLEEGEVTVRPIAGTRRRGKDSSDDLAMERDLVNDPKEIAEHLMLIDLGRNDIGKIAKSGSVEVTEKFGVEKYSHVMHMVSNVKARIKDGLKAMDVFKATFPAGTLSGAPKIRAMEIIDEFEPVKRGVYGGAVGYFSWNGNMDMAIAIRTAVIKDGMLYIQAGGGFVADSDPELEWKESMNKGRAIFKAVEMVQDKLKG encoded by the coding sequence ATGACGTCTACAAAGATACCCATCTCAATTGAAATTTTAGCTGATATGGAGACGCCTCTGAGTGTTTACAAGAAACTAGCTAATAAACCTTTTTCATATTTATTTGAATCGGTAGAAGGCGGAGATAAATGGGCAAGATATTCTTTAATAGGTTTGCCAGCAAAAAGAATTATTAAGATTGAGGGTAATAAAGTTCTTATTATAGAGAATGGTAAAATTATAGAAGAAGTTATATCTCCAGATCCTTTAAAATTTTTAGAGGATTTTCAAGATACTTTTCAAATTAAACACATTGAAAGTCTCCCTAAATTTATAGGAGGATTAGTAGGTTACTTTGGTTATGATTGTATTAGGTATATAGAGCCTAGGCTCAAAAATAAAGAACCTCCTGACCCTCTAGGAACTCCCGACGCTCTTTTTATGATCTCTGAGGAGGTAGCGGTTTTTGATAATCTGAATAATACACTTCATCTTATAGTGCTTTCAGATAGCGAATCTAAGCAAGACAAAGAGAAATCCAAGAAAAGACTTTTAGAGCTTTCAGAAAAACTAAAAAAACCTTTAATAGATAAAGAGCTAATCAAAGCTAATAATCCTATTTCCGAAGATGATTTTATCTCTAGTTTTGGAGAAAAAGAATTTAAAGAAACAGTGCTAAAGGTAAAAGAATATATAAAATCTGGTGATGTTATGCAGGTTGTCTGTTCCCAGAGACTTTCAGTGCCTTTTGAAGCTGATCCAACTGAACTATATAGATCTATAAGGCACTTAAATCCTTCTCCTTATCTTTACTGTTTAAATTTAGATGATTTTCATATTGTGGGTTCATCGCCAGAAATCTTAGCTACATTGGAAGAAGGAGAAGTAACTGTAAGGCCGATAGCAGGAACAAGAAGAAGGGGTAAAGATTCTTCTGATGATTTAGCTATGGAAAGGGATTTGGTAAATGATCCTAAAGAAATAGCAGAACATCTAATGCTCATTGATTTAGGAAGAAATGATATAGGCAAAATAGCAAAATCTGGTTCTGTAGAAGTAACAGAAAAATTTGGAGTAGAAAAATATAGTCATGTAATGCATATGGTGTCTAATGTAAAAGCTAGAATTAAAGATGGTCTGAAAGCTATGGATGTTTTCAAAGCAACTTTCCCAGCTGGAACTTTATCAGGAGCGCCTAAGATAAGGGCAATGGAGATAATTGATGAATTTGAGCCAGTAAAGAGAGGAGTTTACGGAGGGGCAGTGGGATACTTTTCTTGGAATGGTAATATGGATATGGCAATAGCAATTAGAACAGCTGTCATAAAAGATGGCATGCTATATATCCAGGCAGGGGGAGGATTTGTTGCTGATTCAGACCCAGAACTAGAATGGAAAGAATCCATGAATAAAGGTAGAGCTATTTTTAAAGCTGTAGAAATGGTTCAAGACAAGTTAAAAGGATAA
- a CDS encoding aminodeoxychorismate/anthranilate synthase component II → MLLVIDNYDSFTYNLVQYFEMLGQEVHVHRNDKLSLKDIEKKLPDYLVISPGPCTPSEAGISVDAINFFKGKVPILGVCLGHQCIGMAFGAQIIRAQELMHGKVSKIFHDSSGIFKDLKQGFEATRYHSLVIDESTLAEELTINARTEDKTIMSISHKEYPLFGLQFHPESLLTESGIQILENYLSI, encoded by the coding sequence ATGTTATTGGTAATAGATAACTATGATTCATTTACATATAACTTAGTTCAATATTTTGAAATGTTAGGGCAAGAAGTTCATGTTCATAGAAATGATAAGTTATCTTTAAAAGATATAGAAAAAAAATTACCAGATTATCTAGTGATTTCTCCTGGGCCCTGTACTCCTTCAGAGGCAGGTATTTCAGTTGATGCAATTAATTTCTTCAAAGGAAAAGTACCAATACTTGGTGTTTGCTTGGGTCATCAATGTATTGGTATGGCTTTTGGAGCTCAAATAATAAGAGCTCAAGAATTAATGCATGGAAAGGTTTCTAAAATTTTTCATGATTCGTCAGGAATCTTTAAAGATCTAAAGCAAGGTTTTGAAGCAACTAGATATCACTCCTTAGTTATTGATGAAAGTACTCTGGCAGAGGAACTAACTATTAATGCCAGAACAGAAGATAAAACAATCATGTCAATATCCCATAAAGAATACCCTTTATTTGGTTTACAATTTCATCCAGAGTCATTATTAACCGAATCAGGAATTCAAATTTTGGAAAACTACCTAAGTATTTGA
- the trpD gene encoding anthranilate phosphoribosyltransferase: MDIKLAVKKLSYKEDLSFDEMYSLMIKILSGELTDAQIGAVMMGLSVKGETIDEITASAKAMRVLSQSVELDNDLLLDTCGTGGASLGIFNVSTASAILAAACGVSVAKHGNRTATRKSGSADLLEEAGININLSPKSVKKCINKIGIGFMFAPLHHSAMKYAIGPRKELGIKSIFNILGPLTNPARASYQIMGVYKKDLILPITQVLKSLGTKRAMIVHSEDGLDEISVVKKTFVSELHNNQIKSYKIDPKDYGFNFSSLEELKVDSSTESLKKVKSGLSGENEIASSIIALNAGAGIYLVGLAGSLKEGIEIAQDAILNKKGLVKLDEWIQLSKKLEN, translated from the coding sequence ATGGACATCAAATTAGCCGTCAAGAAACTCTCATATAAAGAAGATTTATCCTTTGATGAAATGTATTCTTTGATGATTAAAATTCTTTCAGGCGAGCTTACTGATGCCCAAATAGGTGCAGTTATGATGGGTTTAAGTGTAAAAGGTGAAACAATTGACGAAATAACCGCTTCAGCAAAAGCTATGAGAGTTTTGTCTCAGTCAGTCGAGTTAGATAATGATCTTTTATTAGACACATGCGGCACAGGTGGAGCTTCATTAGGAATTTTTAATGTATCAACGGCTTCTGCAATTTTAGCAGCAGCCTGCGGGGTATCAGTTGCTAAACATGGAAATAGGACGGCTACGAGAAAGAGTGGAAGTGCAGATTTATTAGAAGAAGCGGGTATTAATATAAACCTATCTCCTAAATCTGTTAAAAAATGTATTAATAAGATAGGTATTGGTTTTATGTTTGCACCTTTGCACCATAGCGCAATGAAATATGCTATCGGTCCTAGGAAAGAACTTGGAATAAAATCTATTTTTAATATTTTAGGGCCATTAACTAATCCTGCACGAGCTTCTTATCAGATCATGGGGGTCTATAAGAAAGATCTTATATTGCCAATTACTCAAGTATTAAAGTCTTTAGGTACAAAAAGAGCAATGATAGTTCACTCAGAAGATGGTCTAGATGAAATAAGTGTGGTTAAAAAGACTTTTGTTTCAGAGTTGCATAACAATCAGATAAAATCTTACAAAATAGATCCTAAAGATTATGGGTTTAATTTTTCTTCGTTGGAAGAATTAAAGGTAGATTCTTCCACTGAAAGTCTTAAAAAAGTAAAGTCAGGCCTAAGTGGAGAAAATGAAATAGCCAGTTCAATCATTGCTTTAAATGCAGGCGCTGGAATTTATTTGGTTGGCTTGGCAGGATCCCTAAAGGAAGGTATTGAAATTGCTCAAGATGCTATCTTAAATAAAAAAGGATTAGTAAAACTAGATGAATGGATTCAATTAAGTAAAAAACTTGAAAATTAA
- the trpC gene encoding indole-3-glycerol phosphate synthase TrpC, which produces MKESYLNRILEKTAEEILEQKLSSSLADMKSVIKDLPPSLPFIDTLLQKMVRGESAIIAEMKKASPSKGVIRKNFQPRVIAKSYENGGADCLSILTNEPFFYGHLSHIGEVRSVVNLPILRKDFIIDEFQIYQSRQALADCILLIVAALSLTQLEDYYAIAGELDLDVLLEVHDEIELELALNLEPKLIGVNNRDLRTFEVNLSTSIELNKKLQPNTFLISESGINSAKDIALLKDNKIFGYLIGEAFMREDDPGSKIKEILM; this is translated from the coding sequence TTGAAAGAATCTTATTTAAATAGAATTTTAGAAAAAACTGCTGAAGAAATATTAGAGCAGAAATTATCCTCGTCCCTAGCAGACATGAAATCAGTAATTAAAGATCTTCCTCCTTCACTTCCATTTATTGATACTCTTTTACAAAAGATGGTAAGAGGAGAAAGTGCCATCATAGCTGAGATGAAAAAAGCATCGCCTAGCAAGGGAGTTATTAGAAAGAACTTTCAACCAAGAGTAATAGCTAAAAGTTATGAAAATGGAGGAGCAGATTGCTTAAGTATTTTGACTAATGAACCTTTTTTTTATGGACACTTGAGCCATATAGGTGAAGTACGTTCGGTAGTCAATTTACCAATTTTAAGAAAAGATTTTATTATAGATGAATTTCAAATTTATCAGAGCAGGCAAGCCTTAGCTGACTGCATCCTATTAATAGTTGCCGCTTTAAGTTTGACTCAATTAGAAGATTACTATGCTATAGCAGGGGAACTTGATCTTGATGTTCTCTTAGAAGTACATGACGAAATAGAACTTGAATTAGCCTTAAATTTAGAACCTAAATTAATTGGAGTAAATAATAGAGATTTAAGGACTTTTGAAGTCAATTTAAGCACTAGTATTGAATTGAATAAGAAATTACAGCCCAACACTTTCTTAATTTCAGAAAGTGGTATCAATTCAGCTAAAGATATAGCTTTATTAAAAGACAATAAAATCTTTGGCTATTTAATAGGGGAAGCTTTTATGAGAGAAGATGATCCAGGTTCAAAAATAAAAGAGATATTGATGTAA
- a CDS encoding RNA-binding protein, with the protein MNLYVGNLPWSSTEEELENHFSQYGSVKAVRIITEGHSGRSKGFGFVEMEDAAAGQAAIDALDGKDYQGRDLRVNQAKERS; encoded by the coding sequence ATGAATTTATATGTAGGTAATCTTCCGTGGTCTTCCACAGAAGAAGAATTAGAGAATCACTTTTCACAATATGGATCGGTAAAAGCAGTAAGAATAATTACTGAAGGGCACTCCGGACGATCTAAAGGTTTTGGGTTTGTAGAAATGGAAGATGCAGCCGCTGGGCAAGCAGCCATAGATGCACTAGATGGTAAAGATTACCAAGGAAGAGACCTTAGAGTTAATCAAGCGAAGGAAAGAAGCTAA
- the coq7 gene encoding 2-polyprenyl-3-methyl-6-methoxy-1,4-benzoquinone monooxygenase: MTKFIDSLILELDKGIKYSIDNHVSSKRKYPARELKKDLLSSKDRNHSSALMRVNHTGEVCAQALYRGQASTAKLKGMSKNMEKAAEEELDHLAWCNERLDELNASPSIFNPIWYGLSFSLGALTGLIGDKFSLGFVEETEKQVVKHLEGHLEGISDKDERSKVIIKEMRADEEEHASKAHEAGAEELPSPVKKVMSVMAKIMTTTSYRI; the protein is encoded by the coding sequence ATGACTAAATTTATAGATTCATTAATTTTAGAATTAGATAAGGGTATTAAATATTCTATTGATAACCATGTAAGCAGTAAAAGGAAATATCCAGCGAGAGAGTTAAAAAAAGATTTACTTTCTTCCAAAGATAGAAATCATTCCTCTGCCTTAATGAGAGTCAATCATACTGGAGAAGTCTGCGCACAAGCCTTATATAGGGGCCAGGCATCAACAGCAAAACTCAAGGGTATGTCAAAAAACATGGAAAAAGCAGCTGAAGAAGAGTTAGATCATCTAGCTTGGTGCAATGAAAGACTTGATGAGCTTAATGCATCGCCTAGTATTTTTAATCCAATTTGGTATGGCCTATCATTTTCTTTAGGAGCATTAACTGGGCTTATTGGAGATAAATTTAGCCTAGGATTTGTTGAAGAAACTGAAAAACAAGTGGTGAAACATCTTGAAGGTCACCTTGAGGGCATATCAGACAAAGATGAAAGATCAAAAGTAATAATAAAAGAAATGAGAGCAGATGAGGAAGAGCATGCCTCCAAAGCTCATGAGGCAGGAGCAGAAGAATTACCTAGTCCAGTAAAAAAGGTAATGTCTGTAATGGCAAAAATTATGACAACCACTAGTTACCGCATCTAA